Proteins encoded by one window of Dreissena polymorpha isolate Duluth1 chromosome 11, UMN_Dpol_1.0, whole genome shotgun sequence:
- the LOC127850469 gene encoding uncharacterized protein LOC127850469 isoform X1: MCSCFGKKHRVAEISANKTDNMASKKLKLVIFLGSTREGRLGERVAKFVQNELNKKGKYDVSLFDPVTMDLPMLAKPLHFYKDRSEAPKKLIEANETLKAADGFLLISCEYNHCIPPALANLLDHFPGSSFAWRPSGIITYSPGIYGGMRAAMQLRVMTGELGCLSVSNIFGIPEVHKAIDETGKPLNDHMTKGLENLMKQLDWTATAFKNMRDTSGVPA, from the exons ATAATATGGCATCCAAGAAGCTGAAGCTTGTAATTTTCCTTGGCTCTACTCGCGAAGGAAGATTGGGTGAACGAGTGGCCAAGTTTGTCCAAAATGAGTTAAACAAAAAGGGAAAATATGATGTTTCTTTGTTTG ATCCTGTAACAATGGACCTTCCTATGCTTGCCAAGCCTTTGCACTTCTACAAAGACAGAAGTGAGGCCCCAAAAAAACTGATTGAG GCCAATGAGACACTCAAGGCAGCTGATGGGTTCCTGCTGATCTCCTGCGAGTACAATCACTGCATCCCGCCAGCCCTGGCCAATCTTCTAGACCACTTCCCGGGCAGCAGCTTCGCGTGGCGCCCCAGTGGAATCATCACATATTCACCAG gtATTTATGGTGGCATGCGTGCGGCCATGCAGCTGCGTGTCATGACGGGGGAGCTGGGTTGCCTCAGCGTCTCCAACATCTTTGGAATCCCGGAGGTCCACAAGGCAATAGATGAGACCGGGAAACCACTCAATGATCACATGACCAAAG GTCTTGAGAATCTGATGAAACAACTGGATTGGACAGCCACAGCTTTCAAGAACATGAGAGACACAAGCGGAGTGCCAGCGTAA
- the LOC127850469 gene encoding quinone reductase-like isoform X3 translates to MASKKLKLVIFLGSTREGRLGERVAKFVQNELNKKGKYDVSLFDPVTMDLPMLAKPLHFYKDRSEAPKKLIEANETLKAADGFLLISCEYNHCIPPALANLLDHFPGSSFAWRPSGIITYSPGIYGGMRAAMQLRVMTGELGCLSVSNIFGIPEVHKAIDETGKPLNDHMTKGLENLMKQLDWTATAFKNMRDTSGVPA, encoded by the exons ATGGCATCCAAGAAGCTGAAGCTTGTAATTTTCCTTGGCTCTACTCGCGAAGGAAGATTGGGTGAACGAGTGGCCAAGTTTGTCCAAAATGAGTTAAACAAAAAGGGAAAATATGATGTTTCTTTGTTTG ATCCTGTAACAATGGACCTTCCTATGCTTGCCAAGCCTTTGCACTTCTACAAAGACAGAAGTGAGGCCCCAAAAAAACTGATTGAG GCCAATGAGACACTCAAGGCAGCTGATGGGTTCCTGCTGATCTCCTGCGAGTACAATCACTGCATCCCGCCAGCCCTGGCCAATCTTCTAGACCACTTCCCGGGCAGCAGCTTCGCGTGGCGCCCCAGTGGAATCATCACATATTCACCAG gtATTTATGGTGGCATGCGTGCGGCCATGCAGCTGCGTGTCATGACGGGGGAGCTGGGTTGCCTCAGCGTCTCCAACATCTTTGGAATCCCGGAGGTCCACAAGGCAATAGATGAGACCGGGAAACCACTCAATGATCACATGACCAAAG GTCTTGAGAATCTGATGAAACAACTGGATTGGACAGCCACAGCTTTCAAGAACATGAGAGACACAAGCGGAGTGCCAGCGTAA
- the LOC127850469 gene encoding quinone reductase-like isoform X2 yields the protein MYRAYKDNMASKKLKLVIFLGSTREGRLGERVAKFVQNELNKKGKYDVSLFDPVTMDLPMLAKPLHFYKDRSEAPKKLIEANETLKAADGFLLISCEYNHCIPPALANLLDHFPGSSFAWRPSGIITYSPGIYGGMRAAMQLRVMTGELGCLSVSNIFGIPEVHKAIDETGKPLNDHMTKGLENLMKQLDWTATAFKNMRDTSGVPA from the exons ATAATATGGCATCCAAGAAGCTGAAGCTTGTAATTTTCCTTGGCTCTACTCGCGAAGGAAGATTGGGTGAACGAGTGGCCAAGTTTGTCCAAAATGAGTTAAACAAAAAGGGAAAATATGATGTTTCTTTGTTTG ATCCTGTAACAATGGACCTTCCTATGCTTGCCAAGCCTTTGCACTTCTACAAAGACAGAAGTGAGGCCCCAAAAAAACTGATTGAG GCCAATGAGACACTCAAGGCAGCTGATGGGTTCCTGCTGATCTCCTGCGAGTACAATCACTGCATCCCGCCAGCCCTGGCCAATCTTCTAGACCACTTCCCGGGCAGCAGCTTCGCGTGGCGCCCCAGTGGAATCATCACATATTCACCAG gtATTTATGGTGGCATGCGTGCGGCCATGCAGCTGCGTGTCATGACGGGGGAGCTGGGTTGCCTCAGCGTCTCCAACATCTTTGGAATCCCGGAGGTCCACAAGGCAATAGATGAGACCGGGAAACCACTCAATGATCACATGACCAAAG GTCTTGAGAATCTGATGAAACAACTGGATTGGACAGCCACAGCTTTCAAGAACATGAGAGACACAAGCGGAGTGCCAGCGTAA